CACGTTTGCGCGAGGAAAGAACTCGTCTTAAACTTAGCCAGACTGCATTTGCTGATCTCGCAGGCGTAACAAAGGCAACTCAAGGCAACTATGAGACAAACAAACGTTCGCCTGATACAACATATTTGGCGGCTGTTGCCCGGAATGGTGTTGACATCCAATACGTGGTCACTGGACAACGTGCCGCACATTCCGGAGTCGCCGTCGATACGGTAAAGTCCGCAGTGGAGAAGGCTTTCACGATGGTTTCGGCTGCCAACGTGGCGATTACACCCGCACAGTTGGCCGCTATGGTCGTGGCATTTCTCCCGGAGACTCAGCCAGTGTCACTGGACGATCCAGCTCCATCGGGTGGTGGTCACCGAGTTCAAGGCGACGGGAACATGGTCGCGAGTGGAAGTGGAATCACGCAGGTCGGCGATCGAATGAGGATTCGCACGGGCAAAAAATGAAGCTCAATTGATGATCAAGCCAATCGCCGACGGCATCGAGAGAACACGTAAAGCATGGCAACTAAA
The window above is part of the Burkholderia glumae LMG 2196 = ATCC 33617 genome. Proteins encoded here:
- a CDS encoding helix-turn-helix domain-containing protein, with amino-acid sequence MEDSVGARLREERTRLKLSQTAFADLAGVTKATQGNYETNKRSPDTTYLAAVARNGVDIQYVVTGQRAAHSGVAVDTVKSAVEKAFTMVSAANVAITPAQLAAMVVAFLPETQPVSLDDPAPSGGGHRVQGDGNMVASGSGITQVGDRMRIRTGKK